One stretch of Hemibagrus wyckioides isolate EC202008001 linkage group LG01, SWU_Hwy_1.0, whole genome shotgun sequence DNA includes these proteins:
- the trmt11 gene encoding tRNA (guanine(10)-N2)-methyltransferase homolog — protein MALHCGKTCRQYLLHLAHDNVDFRLAEIRSLLSLVGRQCGPTETFNERSPFWRLHGLSEDDVKSVMARTVCAKSAFELWGYGRTVSELKSSVLEYPKERMMPFLQQESTYKINVYTFNKTLVFKDRIEKIDALDFLPFQGKVNLKDPDHTFCLLEDYGLDPNNIPDEPFYMYFGRFIADGQRELIRSHSVKKRHFIGNTSMDAGLSFIMANHGKVKAHDLVYDPFVGTGSLLVACSHFGAYVCGTDIDYNTIHGVGKASRKNQKWRGPDENIRANLRQYGTECFYVDVMVSDASKPVWRKGALFDAIITDPPYGIRESTRKTGSHKEITTPPESFAGENHVPVSMEYHLSDIFADLLNFAAHHLVMGGRLVYWLPVYRPEYCEEMVPLHPCLTLISNCEQTLSSHTSRRLITMEKTKEPEKADVLAQLADPRFNPYQGHNSFREKYFSGITKKNGKGSGKEPHRTKENDG, from the exons ATGGCGTTACACTGTGGGAAAACATGCCGgcaatatttattacatttagcTCACGACAATGTCGACTTCAGACTGGCG gagATCAGATCATTGCTGTCTCTTGTGGGTCGGCAGTGTGGTCCAACAGAAACCTTCAATGAAAGG TCACCCTTTTGGCGCCTGCATGGCCTATCAGAGGATGACGTGAAGAGTGTTATGGCAAGAACAGTTTGTGCCAA GTCTGCATTTGAGCTTTGGGGTTATGGAAGAACtgtctcagagctgaagtcgtCAGTACTGGAATATCCCAAAGAGCGCATG ATGCCTTTTCTACAACAAGAATCAACATACAAGATCAATGTCTACACTTTCAACAAGACTTTAGTGTTCAAAGACAGAATAGAGAAGATAGAT GCCTTGGACTTTCTCCCTTTTCAAGGTAAAGTCAATCTGAAGGATCCTGATCACACTTTCTGTTTATTAGAAGACTATGGACTGGATCCTAATAACATTCCTGACGAGCCTTTCTACATGTATTTTGGAAGATTT ATTGCAGATGGGCAGAGGGAACTAATCCGCTCTCACAGCGTGAAGAAGAGGCACTTCATTGGGAACACCAGCATGGACGCAGGCCTTTCTTTTATAATGGCAAACCATGGCAAAGTTAAAGCTCATGATTTGGTGTATGATCCTTTTGTTGGAACAG GTAGTCTTCTTGTTGCATGCTCACACTTTGGAGCTTATGTGTGTGGGACAGACATCGATTATAACACTATACATGGAGTAG GGAAAGCCAGCAGGAAGAATCAGAAATGGAGAGGTCCGGATGAGAATATCCGAGCGAACCTGCGACAGTACGGGACCGAGTGCTTTTATGTGGATGTCATGGTGTCCGACGCATCGAAACCTGTATGGAGGAAAGGGGCCTTGTTCGACGCCATTATTACAGACC CTCCTTATGGAATTCGTGAATCAACAAGGAAGACAGGTTCTCACAAAGAGATCACGACTCCTCCTGAGAGCTT TGCTGGCGAGAATCATGTCCCAGTTTCCATGGAATACCATCTCAGTGACATCTTTGCTGACCTCCTGAATTTTGCAGCTCATCACTTGGTCATGGGTGGACGCCTGGTTTACTGGCTTCCGGTTTATAGACCAGA GTACTGTGAAGAGATGGTGCCGTTACACCCCTGCCTCACACTCATCAGCAACTGTGAGCAGACTCTGTCCAGCCACACTTCCCGAAGACTCATCACTATGGAGAAGACCAAGGAaccagag AAGGCAGATGTGCTAGCACAGTTAGCAGACCCACGCTTCAACCCGTACCAAGGCCATAACTCCTTCAGGGAGAAATACTTCAGTGGCATCACCAAAAAGAACGGAAAAGGCAGCGGAAAAGAACCGCATCGAACAAAGGAGAACGATGGATGA
- the si:dkey-29b11.3 gene encoding actin-binding Rho-activating protein-like codes for METDRLSKPPKDKATSVKGLTQTWQKWSEDHKDYQKHNPFTSDEVMAFRPEWGQEDYGRPPEGSHTDRRGKEAHSHIGREVTELCQIIREIGHRREDGRREIEFGTLFEHYVSISNKLVGVLLRARKQGLVQFEGEMLWQGKDDRVLISLLP; via the coding sequence ATGGAGACAGACAGGCTATCAAAACCCCCAAAAGACAAAGCAACTTCAGTGAAAGGACTGACACAGACCTGGCAGAAATGGTCTGAAGATCACAAGGATTATCAGAAACACAATCCATTCACAAGTGATGAGGTGATGGCCTTTCGTCCCGAGTGGGGTCAGGAGGACTATGGCCGACCTCCGGAGGGATCTCACACTGACCGCAGAGGGAAGGAAGCTCACTCCCACATTGGCAGGGAGGTGACAGAGCTGTGCCAGATTATTAGAGAAATTGGGCACAGGCGAGAAGACGGGAGACGGGAAATTGAGTTTGGCACGCTGTTTGAACATTATGTCTCAATTTCGAACAAGCTGGTGGGAGTGCTGCTCCGGGCACGGAAACAAGGGCTTGTGCAATTTGAGGGAGAGATGCTATGGCAAGGGAAAGATGATCGAGTGCTTATCTCACTGCTTCCAtaa